Proteins found in one Nitratireductor kimnyeongensis genomic segment:
- the cobM gene encoding precorrin-4 C(11)-methyltransferase — MTVHFIGAGPGAADLITVRGRDLIARCPVCLYAGSLVPEELLAHCPPGARIVNTAPMSLEEIEAEYIRAHKAGEDIARLHSGDLSVWSAVAEQIRRLAALGIDYTLTPGVPSFSAAAAALGRELTIPEVAQSLVLTRISGRASKMPEGETLASFAATGTTLAIHLAIHALDRVVAELTPHYGPDCPVAIVARASWPDERILRGTLSTIEAEMAKDPIERTALILVGPGLGAEDFRESALYSADYQRRFRGREGL, encoded by the coding sequence ATGACCGTTCATTTCATTGGCGCCGGCCCGGGCGCTGCCGACCTCATCACCGTTCGTGGCCGCGACCTGATCGCGCGCTGCCCGGTCTGCCTTTACGCCGGTTCGCTGGTGCCGGAGGAATTGCTCGCCCATTGCCCGCCCGGCGCACGCATCGTCAACACCGCGCCCATGTCGCTTGAAGAGATCGAGGCGGAATATATCCGCGCGCATAAGGCCGGCGAGGATATCGCCCGCCTGCATTCGGGCGATCTTTCCGTCTGGAGCGCGGTTGCCGAACAGATCCGCCGTCTTGCAGCACTTGGCATCGACTACACGCTGACGCCGGGCGTGCCGTCCTTCTCGGCGGCTGCGGCGGCGCTGGGGCGTGAGCTGACCATTCCGGAAGTGGCGCAAAGCCTTGTCCTCACCCGCATTTCCGGCCGCGCCTCGAAAATGCCGGAGGGTGAAACGCTCGCCAGTTTCGCGGCCACCGGCACGACGCTGGCGATCCATCTCGCCATTCACGCGCTCGACCGGGTGGTGGCGGAGCTGACCCCGCATTACGGCCCCGACTGCCCGGTCGCAATCGTCGCGCGGGCAAGCTGGCCGGATGAGCGTATTCTGCGCGGCACGCTTTCCACCATCGAAGCGGAGATGGCGAAAGATCCCATAGAGCGCACGGCGCTCATCCTCGTCGGGCCGGGGCTGGGTGCCGAGGATTTCCGCGAAAGCGCGCTTTATAGCGCCGATTATCAGCGCCGGTTTCGCGGGCGGGAGGGGTTATGA
- the cobS gene encoding adenosylcobinamide-GDP ribazoletransferase yields the protein MAGFRYALRDIAACLGFYTRLPLPAFEMPAHGFANAQWAAPLAGLFIGAVCSAALTGVIVLGLPATIAAAIALAAGVLLTGGLHEDGLADVADGFGGGSTREKKLAIMKDSRIGSYGVAALILSFLLRWSALVALGLAAIPALLIAHTASRALMPALMRLSPPARENGLSAGAGQPTRGTVLVALAIGGVLLLVPGPGFALIGVPLLAAALFFIKWLAEKQIGGQTGDVLGTLQQLAETVLLLACVTHFI from the coding sequence ATGGCCGGGTTTCGCTACGCGCTTCGTGACATTGCCGCCTGCCTTGGCTTCTATACGCGGCTGCCTCTACCGGCGTTCGAGATGCCGGCGCACGGTTTCGCCAATGCCCAATGGGCGGCACCGCTGGCCGGTCTTTTCATTGGTGCGGTGTGCAGCGCCGCTTTGACGGGTGTCATCGTGCTGGGCCTGCCGGCCACCATCGCCGCCGCCATCGCGCTCGCGGCGGGCGTGCTTCTGACCGGCGGTCTGCATGAGGATGGGCTGGCGGATGTGGCCGACGGTTTCGGCGGCGGTTCAACGCGGGAGAAGAAGCTCGCCATCATGAAGGACAGTCGCATCGGCTCCTATGGTGTGGCCGCGCTGATCCTGTCGTTTCTCCTGCGCTGGTCGGCGCTCGTGGCGCTCGGGCTCGCCGCCATTCCCGCATTGCTGATCGCCCACACGGCCTCGCGCGCGCTCATGCCCGCGCTGATGCGCCTTTCGCCACCCGCGCGCGAAAACGGGCTTTCGGCGGGCGCAGGGCAACCGACGAGAGGCACCGTTCTTGTCGCGCTGGCGATTGGCGGCGTTTTGCTCCTCGTTCCCGGTCCCGGATTTGCGCTCATTGGCGTGCCGCTTCTGGCGGCTGCGCTCTTTTTCATCAAATGGCTCGCCGAAAAACAGATCGGCGGGCAGACGGGCGATGTGCTCGGCACATTGCAGCAACTGGCCGAAACCGTTCTGCTTCTCGCCTGCGTCACGCATTTCATCTGA
- the cbiE gene encoding precorrin-6y C5,15-methyltransferase (decarboxylating) subunit CbiE yields MTSSKAFCSRAESSQRWLTIVGIGEDGLAGLGAEARRAIAGAEIVFGGARHLELAADEISGEPRPWTSPFDKAVDEIEALRGKNVCVLASGDPFHFGVGATLTRRIPANEMRVFSAPSSFALAAARLGWPLQSVETVSLHGRPIAPIRPLLHPGARILALTSDGAAPAAIAELITKEGFGPSRFHVLEALGGPRERQVSFMASALSAESFGDLNVVAIEVAADQDARILPLGTGLEEGLFEHDGQITKSEVRAVTLSALAPKRGERLWDIGAGSGSISIEWLRLQPSLSAIAIEADGERAARIARNAERMGVPQLTVVEGKAPAALAGLAAPDVVFIGGGATVPGLMEAAIAALGSGGRLVANAVTLETQALLIDYHGRHGGELIEIAIARAAPVGTMRALRAAMPVLQWRWRKP; encoded by the coding sequence ATGACGTCTTCTAAAGCATTTTGCAGTCGGGCGGAAAGCTCTCAGCGCTGGCTCACCATTGTGGGCATCGGCGAAGATGGGCTGGCCGGGCTTGGCGCGGAAGCCCGCCGCGCGATTGCCGGTGCGGAGATCGTCTTCGGCGGTGCGCGGCACCTCGAACTGGCGGCAGATGAGATTTCCGGCGAGCCGCGTCCATGGACCTCGCCTTTTGACAAGGCGGTCGATGAAATCGAAGCGCTGAGGGGCAAGAATGTCTGCGTGCTCGCCTCGGGCGATCCGTTTCATTTCGGCGTTGGCGCGACGCTGACACGGCGCATTCCGGCGAACGAGATGCGCGTCTTTTCCGCCCCGTCTTCCTTCGCTCTTGCTGCTGCCCGACTTGGCTGGCCGCTGCAATCGGTCGAGACGGTCTCGCTGCATGGCAGGCCGATTGCGCCGATCCGCCCGCTGCTTCATCCCGGCGCGCGCATTCTCGCGCTCACATCCGATGGCGCGGCTCCGGCTGCGATTGCAGAGCTGATCACCAAAGAGGGTTTTGGCCCCTCGCGCTTTCACGTGCTGGAAGCACTGGGCGGACCGCGCGAACGGCAGGTCAGCTTCATGGCTTCCGCGCTTTCCGCAGAAAGCTTTGGCGATCTGAACGTGGTCGCCATCGAGGTGGCGGCAGATCAGGATGCACGCATCCTGCCCCTTGGAACCGGGCTTGAAGAGGGGCTTTTCGAGCATGACGGGCAGATCACCAAATCGGAGGTGCGGGCTGTCACGCTTTCCGCGCTTGCCCCGAAACGGGGTGAACGGCTCTGGGACATCGGAGCGGGTTCAGGCTCGATTTCCATCGAGTGGCTTCGGCTGCAACCATCGCTCAGCGCCATCGCCATCGAGGCGGACGGGGAGCGCGCGGCGCGCATCGCCCGCAACGCGGAGCGCATGGGCGTGCCACAGCTCACCGTGGTTGAGGGAAAGGCTCCCGCCGCTCTTGCGGGCCTTGCCGCGCCCGATGTGGTTTTCATCGGTGGCGGGGCGACCGTGCCGGGGCTGATGGAGGCGGCGATTGCCGCTCTTGGGAGCGGAGGCCGCCTTGTCGCAAATGCGGTGACGCTCGAAACGCAGGCGCTTCTGATCGACTACCACGGGCGGCACGGCGGAGAGCTGATCGAGATCGCCATCGCGCGCGCTGCGCCCGTTGGCACCATGAGGGCGCTGCGCGCGGCCATGCCGGTGCTTCAATGGCGCTGGAGGAAACCATGA
- the cobA gene encoding uroporphyrinogen-III C-methyltransferase — MSLAEALNRLPFEPAPFEPGHVWLAGAGPGGFGCLTLGVLAALDAADVVIYDALVDPEILKAASEARHIFVGKRAGQPSTAQDEINRLMVAEAEAGHRVLRLKGGDPNMFGRGGEEALVLALAGIPFRFLPGITSAVGALADAGIPATMRGVNKAVVFATGHAAGTPDDLDWAALAKTGQPIVIYMGMHKLALIVDALSSGGMAGDTAAALIMNATKPDERILTTTLSSLVAQAEEQGFGSPSIIVIGGIVALREALS, encoded by the coding sequence ATGAGTTTGGCTGAAGCGCTCAACCGCCTGCCTTTTGAACCAGCGCCGTTCGAGCCCGGCCATGTGTGGCTTGCGGGTGCGGGTCCCGGTGGCTTTGGCTGCCTGACGCTCGGTGTTCTGGCCGCGCTCGATGCGGCGGATGTGGTGATCTATGACGCGCTGGTGGATCCGGAGATCCTGAAGGCCGCGTCGGAAGCCCGGCACATTTTTGTCGGCAAACGCGCCGGCCAACCCTCCACGGCGCAGGATGAAATCAACCGGCTGATGGTGGCCGAGGCCGAGGCGGGACACAGGGTTCTGCGCCTGAAAGGCGGCGACCCCAACATGTTTGGCCGCGGCGGCGAGGAAGCGCTGGTGCTGGCGCTTGCCGGCATTCCCTTCCGCTTTCTGCCGGGCATCACCTCGGCGGTGGGGGCGCTCGCCGATGCGGGCATTCCCGCCACCATGCGCGGGGTGAACAAGGCGGTGGTCTTCGCCACCGGCCACGCCGCCGGCACGCCCGACGATCTGGACTGGGCGGCGCTGGCGAAAACGGGGCAGCCCATCGTCATCTATATGGGGATGCACAAGCTCGCCCTGATCGTGGACGCACTCTCCTCCGGCGGAATGGCGGGCGACACGGCCGCCGCCCTCATCATGAACGCGACCAAGCCGGATGAGCGCATCCTCACCACCACGCTTTCGTCTCTTGTCGCTCAAGCGGAAGAGCAGGGCTTCGGCTCGCCTTCCATCATCGTGATCGGCGGCATCGTGGCGCTGCGCGAGGCGCTTTCATGA
- a CDS encoding cobalamin biosynthesis protein, whose amino-acid sequence MALEETMICAGFGARKGVTSEAVLAALDAALTTHGLTRDRLGALATVPRKRDEPCLLDAAKALGLPLSIADESALQAVATRCLTRSDHALSATGLPSASEAAALTVCGPAARLLGPRLTFDGVTCAIATTGRQS is encoded by the coding sequence ATGGCGCTGGAGGAAACCATGATCTGCGCCGGGTTTGGAGCCCGCAAAGGCGTGACAAGCGAGGCGGTTCTCGCCGCGCTCGACGCCGCCCTGACGACACATGGCCTCACGCGGGACAGGCTCGGCGCGCTGGCGACCGTGCCACGGAAACGGGACGAACCCTGCCTGCTTGATGCCGCAAAAGCGCTTGGCCTGCCGCTTTCCATCGCCGATGAGAGCGCGTTGCAGGCTGTAGCGACCCGCTGCCTGACTCGCTCGGACCACGCGCTTTCCGCCACGGGCCTGCCATCGGCCTCGGAGGCGGCGGCGCTGACCGTCTGCGGCCCAGCCGCTCGGCTCCTCGGGCCGAGGCTCACATTTGACGGCGTGACCTGCGCCATCGCCACCACCGGAAGACAATCATGA
- a CDS encoding cobalt-precorrin-6A reductase, translating to MAKQTLLILGGTGEARRLAARLCARGGLRVVTSLAGRTSTPETLQGEVRVGGFGGAERLALYLEGEGIDLMVDATHPFAARMARNATEAARLTGVPLITLMRPAWQPVAGDNWQIASGMAEAATLLGPEPRRVFLAIGRQEVQMFRAAAQHHYLVRSVEPVEPAHLPPNARCILARGPFSEDDEIALLADHRIDIVVAKNSGGAATYGKIAAARRLGLPVIMIDRPKPADAAIVADVEEALAAIDAHLAAPLAERGA from the coding sequence ATGGCAAAGCAGACCCTTCTCATTCTTGGCGGAACCGGCGAGGCGCGGCGGCTGGCAGCGCGGCTTTGCGCGCGGGGCGGGCTGCGTGTCGTCACTTCGCTTGCCGGGCGCACAAGCACACCGGAAACCTTGCAGGGCGAGGTGCGTGTGGGCGGTTTCGGCGGTGCCGAGAGGCTTGCGCTTTATCTTGAGGGCGAAGGCATCGACCTGATGGTGGACGCCACGCATCCCTTCGCCGCGCGCATGGCGCGCAATGCGACGGAAGCCGCCAGACTGACCGGCGTGCCGCTCATCACGCTCATGCGTCCCGCCTGGCAGCCGGTCGCCGGCGACAACTGGCAGATCGCGTCCGGCATGGCCGAGGCGGCAACGCTTCTCGGCCCTGAACCCCGTCGCGTCTTTCTGGCCATTGGCCGGCAGGAGGTACAAATGTTTCGCGCGGCGGCGCAGCATCATTATCTGGTGCGCAGCGTGGAGCCGGTGGAGCCCGCTCATTTGCCGCCGAATGCCCGATGCATTCTGGCGCGCGGGCCGTTCTCCGAAGACGATGAAATCGCGCTGCTTGCCGATCACCGCATCGACATCGTGGTGGCCAAGAACAGCGGCGGCGCCGCGACCTATGGCAAGATCGCAGCGGCGCGCAGGCTGGGCTTGCCGGTGATCATGATCGACCGGCCAAAGCCGGCGGACGCGGCCATTGTGGCCGATGTCGAGGAAGCCTTGGCTGCAATCGATGCTCATCTGGCGGCTCCGCTGGCCGAGCGCGGCGCATAG
- a CDS encoding cobyrinate a,c-diamide synthase codes for MTARAIIIGAARSGSGKTSVTIGLMRALKRRGLAVRGAKSGPDYIDPGFHQAATGQAGVNLDSWAMHPDLLAHLGSRQSEDADMLLIESAMGLFDGIVSEPGRSGAAADIARLYDVPCLVILDVSGQSQTAAALAKGFAAYDPKVRIAGVVLNQVASPRHEAMAREAIEAIGIPVLGAVYRNLDMALPERHLGLVQASEHAALEAFIERLADVMEQAIDLDAVMKAAVPLSMRAGDAARLLPPPGQRIAIAQDAAFSFVYPHLARHWREAGAELLPYSPLADEGPAESADACWLPGGYPELHAGRIAAAKNFHASMQAFAENRPVHGECGGFMVLGKALEDAEGTTHTMLGLLSHVTSYAKRKMNLGYRQATLMSDCAIGSKGETIRGHEFHYSRLMEPGDDAPLAMLADGQGRALGPSGARRGHVSGTYFHAIARS; via the coding sequence ATGACGGCGCGGGCGATCATCATCGGCGCGGCCCGGTCTGGCTCGGGCAAGACCAGCGTCACCATCGGCCTGATGCGCGCGCTCAAAAGGCGCGGTCTTGCGGTGCGGGGGGCGAAATCCGGCCCCGACTATATCGACCCCGGCTTTCATCAGGCGGCGACGGGGCAAGCGGGCGTCAATCTCGACAGCTGGGCCATGCACCCCGATCTGCTCGCCCATCTTGGAAGCCGGCAAAGCGAAGATGCCGATATGCTGCTCATCGAGAGCGCCATGGGCCTGTTCGACGGCATCGTTTCGGAGCCGGGACGATCCGGTGCGGCAGCCGACATCGCGCGGCTTTATGACGTGCCCTGCCTCGTCATTCTCGATGTGTCCGGCCAGTCGCAGACGGCTGCTGCGCTGGCAAAGGGGTTTGCCGCCTACGACCCGAAGGTGCGGATTGCCGGCGTGGTGCTCAATCAGGTGGCGAGCCCACGTCATGAGGCGATGGCGCGCGAGGCCATCGAGGCGATCGGCATTCCGGTTCTGGGCGCGGTCTACCGCAACCTGGACATGGCGCTGCCGGAGCGGCATCTGGGCCTTGTGCAGGCGAGCGAACATGCCGCGCTCGAAGCCTTCATCGAGCGGCTTGCCGATGTGATGGAACAGGCCATCGACCTCGACGCGGTGATGAAGGCCGCCGTGCCGCTTTCCATGCGGGCGGGCGATGCGGCGCGGCTTCTGCCGCCGCCGGGCCAGCGCATCGCCATCGCGCAGGATGCCGCCTTCAGCTTCGTCTATCCGCATCTCGCCCGCCACTGGCGCGAGGCGGGCGCGGAGCTTCTGCCCTACTCGCCGCTTGCCGATGAGGGACCGGCGGAGAGCGCTGACGCCTGTTGGCTTCCCGGCGGCTATCCCGAGCTTCATGCGGGGCGAATTGCTGCTGCGAAGAATTTTCACGCTTCGATGCAGGCTTTCGCGGAGAACAGGCCCGTTCACGGCGAGTGCGGCGGGTTCATGGTTCTGGGCAAGGCGCTGGAAGATGCGGAGGGCACGACCCACACCATGCTGGGTCTGCTTTCCCATGTGACGAGCTATGCGAAACGCAAAATGAATCTCGGCTATCGGCAGGCCACGCTCATGAGCGATTGCGCCATCGGCAGCAAGGGCGAGACAATCCGTGGCCACGAGTTTCATTATTCGCGCCTGATGGAACCCGGCGATGATGCACCGCTCGCCATGCTGGCAGACGGTCAGGGCCGCGCGCTCGGCCCTTCCGGTGCGCGGCGCGGGCATGTGTCGGGCACCTATTTCCACGCCATCGCGCGGAGCTGA